The following DNA comes from Flavobacterium sp. N3904.
CCACATTGTATGCTTCGCTAATGGTTTTTCTTGTTGCCAATCCGCAAGCGTTGTTGTGTTTTAAAATACCAAAAGTTGGTCCGTCTGTTTTAAATTCATGGATCAAATTAACGGCAGCATCAACATCTAGCAAATTGTTATATGACAATTCCTTGCCGTGAACTTTGGTAAACATAGCATCAAAATCGCCAAAGAAAAATCCTTTTTGATGTGGATTTTCTCCGTAACGCAACACTTGTCCATTTTCTATACTGGCTTTATAAATCGTTTCGTCAGTATTAAAATAATTGAAAATGGCGCCATCGTAATGAGAAGAAACATGAAAAGCTTTTGTAGCCAATAGTTTTCTGTCGGCTAATGTTGTAGCTCCATTTTGAGTAGTAATCATATCCAAAAACAAACCGTATTGATCCATTGACGAAACAATTACCGTGTCTTTGAAGTTTTTTGCAGCAGCGCGAATCAATGAAATACCACCAATATCTATTTTTTCGATAATATCTTCTTCGCTTGCGCCAGAAGCAACTGTTTTTTCAAAAGGGTATAAATCAACAATTACCAAATCAAGTTGCGGAATGTTGTATTCCTGCATTTGCTGCATATCGCTTTCGTTGTCCTGACGATTTAGGATTCCTCCAAAAACCTTTGGATGTAGTGTTTTTACTCTTCCGCCTAAAATAGAAGGATACGAAGTTACATCTTCAACGGGAATAACGGGTATTCCTAAATTTTTAATGAATTCCTCGGTGCCTCCTGTAGAATAAAAAATTACATTTTGCTCGTGCAATTTTCTTACAATTGGTTCAAGGCCTTCTTTTGAAAAGACCGAAATTAATGCTGATTGGATTGTTTTTGTTGTGTTCATCGAGGTAGTTATGATTATAAAGTGCAAAAATAGTTTTTTTCTATAATATAATTCAATAAAAAAATGTAACAATCTCTTAAAATAACATACCAATTGTTAAATGTATTTTTTTTAGGATTTTGAAAAAAAAAGATAGAATTTTACAGTAACACAAATTTAAAAACTATGTTAGTTTACCTACGATTATTAAAAGAGAGTTTTGGTTTTGCCATGAATGCTTTACGCAGTAATAAATTGCGAACATTGCTTTCTTTATTGGGGGTTACTATCGGTATTTTCTCAATAATTGCGGTACTTGCCGCAGTAGACTCTTTGGATAGAAAAATCT
Coding sequences within:
- the purH gene encoding bifunctional phosphoribosylaminoimidazolecarboxamide formyltransferase/IMP cyclohydrolase; its protein translation is MNTTKTIQSALISVFSKEGLEPIVRKLHEQNVIFYSTGGTEEFIKNLGIPVIPVEDVTSYPSILGGRVKTLHPKVFGGILNRQDNESDMQQMQEYNIPQLDLVIVDLYPFEKTVASGASEEDIIEKIDIGGISLIRAAAKNFKDTVIVSSMDQYGLFLDMITTQNGATTLADRKLLATKAFHVSSHYDGAIFNYFNTDETIYKASIENGQVLRYGENPHQKGFFFGDFDAMFTKVHGKELSYNNLLDVDAAVNLIHEFKTDGPTFGILKHNNACGLATRKTISEAYNVALACDPTSAFGGVLIANTTIDVATANEINKLFCEVVIAPSYDAEALAILQEKKNRIILIQNDVELPQKQVRTCLNGLLIQERNNITDTKADLKTVTLTAPTEQEIEDLIFASKVCKNTKSNTIVFAKNGTLISSGTGQTSRVDALLQAIEKAKVFGFSLEGASMASDAFFPFPDCVEIAKKAGITAVIQPGGSIKDELSINYCNENNVAMVFTGTRHFKH